A region from the Lolium perenne isolate Kyuss_39 chromosome 4, Kyuss_2.0, whole genome shotgun sequence genome encodes:
- the LOC127297155 gene encoding F-box/LRR-repeat protein 10, with protein MRRAGGPQLIRKEASAKQPWLGLPLKKPPPLLPPNSPPPPKPSTSMSSPDPIDPAASAPAMDAALPSAVLATILSRLDVRSLLLAASACRCLRSCAHSALSFLPAFHLLEVALTHDLLRPLLPRNPSLRSLRLDCEKLDDAAVDCLARPGLHELTLLNCNNISGRLLRELSATCQDLRVLSLNSLGERRGLAMRFSDLRALLDGCSNLESLSLALDFSKFDDPNFSHVWSSASKGLLSLEVGYIPLSMLLDLLTVAIEAQQCMDYIKAPVFFPSLQKLCLSVDFITDQLIGSISTALPSLTHLDLQDAPIMEPESATDLTNAGLQQINPKGKLKHISLIRSQEFLFTSFRRVNDLGILLMSEKCSKLESICLGGFSRVTDTGFRAIIHSCSGLHKLKVSNGSRFTDLVFHDIVATSLCLTHVSLRWCNLLTDVGIERLSFNKDLNVLDLRDCKSLGDEAVRALSCLPRLHVLLLDGIDITNEALKYLGAGACPLTSLSLRGCYKLTNDCIPLLFAGSIKETLHVLDLSRIPSITDDGVMLIAQSRTPLTELRLRENQKIGDATVMALASMQFDGGTYGSTLQLLDLYDCCGITPLAMRWFKKPYFPRLRWLGLTGSLNRIMVDALVRSRPFLHMSCTGDELGTSYWDASADWYRHDDDDSEELEAWQLDGEPVSDAETATEE; from the exons ATGCGGCGCGCGGGCGGGCCCCAGCTGATCCGAAAGGAAGCTTCCGCGAAGCAGCCATGGCTTGGCTTGCCTCTCAAAAAACCGCCACCTCTTCTCCCACCGAATTCGCCACCACCTCCCAAACCATCCACCTCCATGTCCTCGCCAGATCCGATCGACCCCGCCGCCTCCGCGCCGGCCATGGACGCCGCGCTCCCCTCCGCCGTCCTCGCCACCATCCTCTCCCGCCTCGACGTCCGCtccctcctcctcgccgcctccgcCTGCCGCTGCCTCCGCTCCTGCGCCCACAGCGCCCTCTCCTTCCTCCCCGCCTTCCACCTCCTC GAGGTGGCACTCACGCACGACCTGCTCCGCCCGCTGCTGCCGCGGAACCCGAGCCTGCGGAGCCTCCGTCTGGACTGCGAGAAGCTCGACGACGCCGCCGTCGACTGCCTCGCCCGCCCCGGCCTGCACGAGCTCACCCTCCTCAACTGCAACAACATCAGCGGCCGCCTGCTCCGCGAGCTCAGCGCCACCTGCCAGGATCTCAG GGTGCTGTCTCTGAACTCCCTTGGAGAGCGTAGGGGCCTGGCGATGCGATTCTCTGATCTCCGGGCATTGCTCGATGGATGTTCCAATTTGGAG TCTCTCAGCCTGGCACTTGATTTCTCAAAGTTTGATGACCCCAACTTTAGCCATGTGTGGTCATCTGCTTCCAAAGGCCTGCTCTCTCTTGAAGTCGGCTACATTCCATTGTCAATGTTGCTTGACCTTCTGACCGTGGCTATCGAGGCGCAACAGTGCATGGATTATATCAAGGCACCGGTGTTTTTTCCCAGCCTTCAGAAGTTGTGCCTCTCGGTTGACTTCATCACCGACCAATTGATTGGGTCCATATCAACAGCACTTCCATCGTTGACACATCTGGATCTTCAGGATGCACCAATCATGGAACCTGAATCTGCAACAGATCTCACAAATGCTGGTCTTCAGCAGATCAATCCCAAGGGCAAGCTGAAGCACATTTCTCTCATTAGAAGCCAGGAGTTCTTGTTCACGTCTTTCCGACGTGTCAATGATCTGGGAATTTTGCTGATGTCTGAGAAGTGCTCGAAACTTGAGAGCATCTGCCTTGGCGGTTTCTCCCGTGTAACAGACACTGGGTTTAGGGCTATCATCCACTCTTGTTCAGGTCTTCATAAGCTTAAGGTGTCTAATGGAAGCCGTTTCACTGATCTTGTTTTCCATGACATTGTTGCCACTTCCCTCTGCCTAACACATGTGAGCCTGAGATGGTGCAATCTGCTAACTGATGTTGGGATCGAGAGGCTGTCATTCAACAAGGATCTCAATGTATTGGATCTGAGAGATTGCAAAAGTCTGGGTGATGAAGCTGTGAGAGCTTTGAGCTGCCTTCCCAGGCTGCACGTATTGTTGTTGGATGGAATCGATATCACCAATGAAGCATTGAAGTATCTGGGTGCTGGAGCATGCCCGCTAACTTCATTATCTTTGAGGGGCTGCTATAAGCTAACAAACGACTGCATACCGTTGCTGTTTGCTGGTTCTATTAAAGAGACCCTGCATGTGTTGGATCTCTCAAGAATCCCAAGTATCACTGATGATGGTGTCATGCTGATAGCACAGAGCCGAACTCCTCTTACTGAGCTCCGACTGCGAGAGAATCAGAAAATAGGTGATGCTACCGTGATGGCTCTTGCATCCATGCAATTCGATGGTGGAACTTATGGCAGTACCTTGCAGCTGCTGGATCTTTACGACTGCTGTGGGATCACACCGCTCGCAATGCGGTGGTTTAAGAAGCCGTACTTCCCAAGATTGCGTTGGCTAGGACTAACAGGCAGCTTGAACAGGATTATGGTGGATGCCCTTGTCCGAAGCCGTCCGTTCTTACACATGTCATGCACTGGCGACGAACTGGGGACTTCATACTGGGACGCGTCTGCCGATTGGTATCGGCATGATGATGACGATTCTGAAGAACTTGAGGCATGGCAGTTAGATGGCGAGCCAGTATCTGACGCTGAAACCGCCACGGAAGAATAA
- the LOC127297157 gene encoding glutathione S-transferase F11, with product MSAPVTVYGPAISPAVARVAACLLEKDVPFQLQPVDMSKGEHKSPSFLKLQPFGQVPAFKDHLTTVFESRAICRYICDQYADRGNRTLLGREEDGAVGRAAIEQWIESEAQAFNPPSLAIAFQLTFAPLMGRATDMAVVEQNQAKLAKVLDVYEQRLAESQYFAGDEFTLADLVHMPNTEILASKTVTAGLITERKNLSRWWDEISGRLSWKKVVELQSAP from the exons ATGTCGGCGCCCGTGACGGTGTACGGGCCGGCTATCTCGCCGGCGGTGGCGCGCGTGGCGGCATGCCTCCTGGAGAAGGACGTGCCGTTCCAGCTCCAGCCGGTGGACATGTCCAAGGGCGAGCACAAGTCCCCCTCCTTCCTCAAGCTCCAGCCCTTCGGCCAGGTCCCCGCTTTCAAAGACCACCTCACCACAGTCTTCG AGTCAAGGGCCATTTGCCGTTACATCTGTGACCAGTACGCAGACCGTGGTAACCGGACCCTCCTAGGCCGGGAAGAAGACGGGGCGGTAGGCCGTGCTGCCATTGAGCAATGGATAGAGTCTGAAGCCCAGGCATTTAACCCGCCAAGTTTGGCCATTGCATTCCAGCTCACATTTGCACCGCTTATGGGTAGGGCCACCGACATGGCCGTGGTTGAGCAGAATCAAGCGAAGCTTGCCAAGGTGCTCGACGTGTATGAGCAGCGGCTGGCGGAGAGCCAGTACTTTGCGGGCGATGAGTTCACCCTTGCGGATCTTGTGCACATGCCCAACACTGAAATTCTTGCGAGCAAGACCGTCACGGCGGGCTTGATCACCGAGAGAAAGAATCTGTCCAGATGGTGGGATGAGATCTCTGGCCGTCTGTCATGGAAGAAGGTTGTTGAGTTGCAGAGTGCACCATAG
- the LOC127297156 gene encoding glutathione S-transferase F10, which produces MATGLQVFGQPASTDVARVLTCLFEKNLEFDLVRIDTFKKQHKLPEFIKLRDPSGQVTFKHGDKTLVDPRAICRYLCTQFPNQGNKSLYGTGSLERASIEQWLQAEAQNFNPPSSALVFQLAFAPYLNIPQDYAAIAENERKLQQVLNVYDEILSKNEYLAGDEFTLADLSHLPDSQYIVDSDRGRKLFTSRKNVARWFDTISRRKAWAQVVKMQLEHPGAFE; this is translated from the exons ATGGCAACAGGCTTGCAAGTGTTTGGCCAGCCAGCATCTACCGATGTTGCCAGGGTTCTAACATGCCTCTTTGAGAAGAATTTGGAGTTTGATCTCGTCCGCATTGATACATTCAAGAAACAGCACAAGCTTCCTGAATTCATCAAGCTGCGG GATCCGAGTGGGCAAGTGACATTCAAGCATGGCGACAAGACTCTTGTCG ACCCAAGGGCTATTTGCCGGTACCTCTGTACCCAGTTCCCAAATCAGGGAAACAAGAGCCTCTATGGAACTGGTTCTCTGGAACGTGCGTCGATAGAACAGTGGCTGCAAGCAGAGGCTCAAAACTTCAACCCTCCCAGCTCTGCCCTTGTCTTTCAGCTGGCATTTGCTCCTTACTTGAACATTCCTCAAGACTATGCAGCTATTGCCGAGAATGAGAGGAAACTCCAGCAAGTCCTCAATGTTTACGATGAGATACTCTCAAAGAATGAGTACCTGGCTGGCGATGAATTTACCCTGGCTGACCTTTCTCACCTTCCAGACTCACAGTACATCGTGGATTCTGATCGGGGGAGGAAGCTCTTCACTTCCAGGAAGAATGTGGCGAGGTGGTTCGACACAATCTCGAGGCGCAAGGCGTGGGCGCAGGTAGTCAAGATGCAGCTGGAGCATCCTGGTGCGTTCGAGTAA
- the LOC127297158 gene encoding glutathione S-transferase F8, chloroplastic, with amino-acid sequence MAAGLQVFGQPASTDVARVLTCLFEKDLEFELVRIDTFKKERKLPEFIKLRDPTGQVTLKHGDKTQVDSRAICRYLCTQFPEDGNRAIYGTGSLERASIEQWLQAEAQSFDGPSSQLVFHLAFAPQLNLIPDEVHITENERKLQQMLCVYDEILAKNQYLAGDEFTLADLSHLPSSHYITSTQRGRKLFTSKKHVARWYDAISSRPSWQQVIKMQSEHPGTFE; translated from the exons ATGGCGGCAGGATTGCAGGTGTTCGGGCAGCCGGCATCGACCGACGTTGCCAGGGTGCTGACCTGCCTCTTCGAGAAGGACCTCGAGTTCGAGCTCGTCCGCATCGATACCTTCAAGAAGGAGCGCAAGCTCCCCGAGTTCATCAAGCTTCGG GATCCTACTGGACAGGTGACTTTAAAGCATGGTGACAAAACTCAAGTTG ATTCAAGGGCTATATGCCGATACCTGTGCACCCAGTTCCCGGAAGACGGCAACCGCGCGATCTACGGCACTGGATCACTGGAGCGCGCATCCATTGAACAATGGCTCCAAGCGGAAGCTCAGAGCTTTGACGGCCCGAGCTCCCAGCTTGTCTTCCACCTAGCGTTCGCGCCGCAGCTGAATTTGATCCCCGACGAGGTCCACATCACTGAGAACGAGAGGAAGCTGCAGCAGATGCTCTGTGTTTATGATGAGATCCTGGCCAAGAACCAGTACCTCGCCGGCGACGAGTTCACCCTCGCCGACCTGTCCCACTTGCCAAGCTCCCACTACATCACCAGCACCCAGAGGGGCAGGAAGCTCTTCACCTCCAAGAAGCACGTTGCCAGGTGGTACGACGCCATCTCCAGCCGCCCGTCGTGGCAGCAGGTGATCAAGATGCAGAGCGAGCACCCCGGCACGTTCGAGTGA